AATGGGGAATGGGGAATGGGGAATGGGGAATGGGGAATGGGGAATGGGGAATAGGCAATAGGGGGGAAGGCAATAGGCAATAGGCAATAGGCTATCCTCCCCATCTCCCCACTTCCACTTGCTGGAATCCTAAAGAAAGAGTAAAGTTTCTTTAAGATTCCCTCACACACGCTCTGTTGATGATCAACTATGCACAAATCTAGCTTATTCTTGGCCACTCTATTGGTTTGGGGAGGTTTTCAGGGGGTTGCGCCCTCGACAGTCCAAGCCTCTGAAGGGGTAGAATGGATTGCCCAGCGATCGCCCAATAATGCCCAACTTGATGCCCTCTTAGAACAGGGGAATCAGTTTGTCGAAGCCAGAGATTATCCTAGGGCCATTCAAGTTTATCAACAAGCCCTGCGATTAGATCCTCAAAATGCTCGTCTCTATTCCGGTATTGGCTACCTGCAATCGATGCAAGGGAATTTTGCCGAAGCTGCCCAAGCCTATCGCCAGGCGGTGATATACGATCGCGAAAATGGAGATTTTTACTATGCCCTCGGCCATAGTTTAGCCAAGATTGGCGATAATGCCTCTGCCCAGATTGCTTATCAACAAGCCATTCAGTTAGACCAAAGCAATTTGGAGGCCTATCTGGGTTTAGGGGTGGTGCAATGGCGACAGAATAATTTTGATGCTGCAAAACGAACCTATGAACAGGTACTTAGTGCCGATCCTCGGAATTTTCAAGCCCATGAGTTACTCGGAGCGATGTACCTCAAAGTAGGGGAACTCGATACGGCGATTCAACACCTGCGACAAGCGGAACAACTCAATCCTCGTTTGGGTAGTATTCAGGTCAAGTTAGCAAGTGCCTGGTTAGCTCGCGGTAATCTGGATTTGGGCCAAGAAGCTCTGGAGAAAGCGGCTCAACTGGATTCCCAAAATCCGGTGATTTATATGACCATTGGTAAAATCCAAGAGAGTTTTGAGAATTGGCCGGAAGCCTATCAAGCCTATCAACGGGCGGTATCCTTGGATCGGAATTTGGTAGATGCCTATCGAGCCATGGGGGATATTCTGATGCAACGGAATGATATCCTGTTGGCGATCGCTACCTATCGTCAAGTGGTGCAATTGGCTCCCCAAAATCCTGAAGGGTATTATAAGTTGGCGTTGGCGCTGAAAGAGCGCGATCGCACTCAGGAAGCGCGTTCCTTTTTAGAGCGTGCCCTACAACTGTATCAGGTTGCCGGCGATCGCGAGGGCATCGACCAGGTGAAAGCTCTGATGGAGGAGTTAGATTGATAATGAACAATTAACAATTTTCATGTCGGCGACAGCCGAAACAATTAACAATGATTCATTTGTAGGGGCGATTTTTTTTTCACCCCTGCTTCTAAATGCTCTTATTCCAATATTCCAAACCAGTCAAAATCATCTCTTCTAACCACTTCTGAAAACGTTCGATTAAGTTGTCTTGTGCATCTGCATAGGAAAATTGGAATGGAGAATCTGTCAAAGACTGAATATCGCTAATATTGCGCTCTCCTTCCTCCCCATTATCTCTATGGTAAGCACATGCTGTGCAGACCAGTAATCCTTGATATTCACGACCTAGAACATGAAAAGAGAGCAGAAGAGTCGTTGCTGCGCCTACATTGAGGACTAATTGTAGCCAACTGTGATAAGGGCGAAGATTGGCAAAATAATCCAACTGTTTCGCGGTTTCTAAAACTTGGTAGCGATGGTAATCTGATCGAGGATCGCCAATGGGGGCAGCTACGGTAAAGACTGATGCATTATCGACCACATTTTGCAGCGATCGCCGAATTTCCTCCGCTATGGCTTGTAAGCGATTAGATGCCACATCAAAAAGAATTGAAGCAAAATGCTCTACTTTCTGACACCGCTCTTGCAAAGAAGCTGACTGATTCTGCTTTAACTTTTCGGCAATTGAAGCAATAATCACTTGGGTGCGTCTACCCTCAGATAGCACTTGTTCTGATAAACCCAGACTTCTTAAAAAAGCTTGTTTTTGACTCTTCGCAAAGAGATTCACTAAACTTGACAAATTCCCCCGATCGCCCTCTTCCAACGCTGCAATGTAAACCGCACGATCGTCACGGGTGAGAACCAAAGGAAACCAACTCGCTTGGATAAACACTAAACTCGCTAAACATCGAGCTACCCGACCATTTCCATCCTGAAAGGGATGAATTTGGGTAAAGCGATGATGTAACCAAGCGGCTTCAATTTCAGGAGGAATGTTTTCAGTGCTATGTTGATGATGCAGCGAGATCAGTCGATCCATTTCAGAAGCGACTTGTTCTGGGGGACAATATTCATGAACCGAACCATCGAGTCGTAGAGGATTATTCGGTTGACGTTTATAATCGCCTTGAATTAAGGAGACTTGAAATATTTGGTCGGTGAGTGTATCTAGGGCTTCTATACTGTCTTGACTTTGAGTTAACAGTTGATGGAGTTGCTTGATATAAAAAGTCGATAGGGTTCGTTGTCCCCCGACAAAATCAAATAACCCTTCGATCGCCGCTTCTTGATCTTTAATCAGCGAAATGACTTGTTTAACGGGGCGATCGGTCGAACCATGGGGAATGAGGGCCTCATTAATTCCCTGCTCAATCAGTAGACGAGTAATCCCGCGATCGATGGTGTATAAACGCTCAATAATTCCGGTTTCGATCGCGATTTCTCGCCGCAGTTTGTCGTTAAATGTTTGAAATTCACCAGACTGACGCAATCGATCCGCTTGCTCGTTCCAAACGGTCACCAGGGGCGGTAATTCAGAACTGGCAAGGGTTTGCCAATTTAGGGGTAAGTCTTGGATCGGTTGCCAGGTCATGCTCGCTGTTGCAGAATGCGTTCGGCGATCGCCAAATCAATGGGAGTGGTAACCTTAATATTGGTTTCTTCTCCCCTCACAATTTTTACCGGTAACTGGCATTGCTCAAATAAGGCGGCATCATCGGTGACTTCCCAGCCATTAGCGCGTCCCTTCTCATGGCACGCTTTAATCGCTTCTACCGCAAAGCCTTGGGGAGTTTGGGCGGCCCAAAGATCGGCACGGTTAGGGGTACTTTCGATCCAGCCCTCGCCATTGACCACCTTAATGGTATCTTTGACGGGGATAGCGGCAATTAATCCTTGGCACTCTTGAAGGGCGATCGCGCACCGGTCAAATAAATCCGGAGTCGCCAAACACCGGGCCCCATCATGGATCAACACCCCTTTAGCGCCCTCTGGCAGCGCCTGTAAGCCGTTGTAAACCGATTCTTGGCGCGTTGAACCCCCCACAATCAAATGGACGGGTTTTTGCAAGCCTAAGCCGCCGATAATCTCCTCGAAGGCCGGAAAATCCGTCGGTTGTCCCATAATCCCCACCCATGCCACCGTTTCAGCCGCTTCCGTTGCTCGTAGCGTCCAAGCCAGCAAAGGATCGCCCAATACGTTCAACAGCATTTTATTGCGATCGCTCCCCATCCGCTTCCCCATCCCTGCTGCTGGAATCAATACATGCATAATCGTTATCAATTAGAAATTAAAAATGGGTCGGTAGGGGCGGGTTAACTCATAACTAGAATACACACCAGCCCAGTAAACTCGCCTTCTTCCTTTGTCTCCCCATAGTTTACCATCCTAATATTAGCGATCGCCATATTCATAACCGTCTTCATAGCCTTTAACATAGCCTTCTGCCCATCCTTGGATCAGGGGACGGGGGTTAGTGTTCATCAGCATTTGATAATTATTTTGGTTGGGTTGGTTCGCTGTTCTGGCAGCTAAACCCGCTTCAAAACCTTCGTTGAAGCCTTCATTAAAGCCTTGATAATACTCGGCATTTCTGGGGCGAGTATCCATAGTTTCTAGTTGGGCGCGGATCGTTTCTGGAGAAAATGGGTTGTCTGAGGGAAGGGTTTGAGCCTTAAGAGGTAGGTAGGGGATTAAACTCAACAATAAGGTAGTCATTGATAGAATTTGGTATTTCATAACCCTGATACTCCGGTAAACTTGATATCTTTACTTTCACCGGATTGGGTATGAAGGGGGGCACAGATCGTGCCACTTTTAACGCAGGCGCAAGTGGACAGGGGGTAGAGGGTTCTGGACAGACGGATTTAGGCGATCGCCTTCAGGACAGTTGCACGACTGGCGATCGAGGCTTTGTCTTATTCCTAGTCTCTCCCCCTACTGGGTAACCTATGCCTATTGCCTAGCTGTCTGGGTTAGTCCACTAGACCTTTAATCTTCAATCAACAGGGCAATTTTGCCCATCATTGAGCCTTTCTCTAATAGCTCATGGGCGGCTGCCGCATCTCTGAGAGCAAAGGTGGTTCCTAAATGGATTTTCAGGTCTCCCCGGTCAATTAAACGGGCGCACTGCTGGAGAATTTTAGCTTGATCTTGTTGGGCAGAGACCAGACCTTGCACCATGGGGGTGAGCATTAATTCTAAGCTAATGCTGAGGTTTCGGTCTCTGGCAATTTTCCAATTGGTCTCAGCAGCCGGAGACAGAATAGTGACCAGATTGCCATAGACGCGAACAGCCGGAAAAGTTTGGGCAAAGGTCGATCCGCCTACGGTATCGAAAGCAACGTCAACCCCTTCCCCCGATGTCCAGTTGAGGGTTTCTTGAACAAAGTCCGTATCTTTGTAAAAGATGGCTTGGTCTGCTCCCAAAGATTGCACAAAGTCCGCTTTTTCTACGGAACCGACTGTGGTGCAAACCGATGCCCCTTGCAGGGTTGCCAATTGTATGGCGACGTGACCGACTCCACCCGCACCCGCGTGGATGAGGGCGGTTTGCCCCGGTTGTAGCCGGGCCCGGTCATAGAGAGATTCCCAGGCAGTAATTAGCACCAAGGGAGCGGCGGCAGCTTCGGCAAAGCTGAGGGAGGTGGGTTTGTGGGCCACAAACCGTTCGTCAACGGTGGCATATTGGGCGTAGTTGCCTGGATGGCCACCGAGTCCGGCGTTGCAAAAGTAGACGGCATCGCCCACTTTGAAGTTTTGTACCCCTGAGCCGATCGCCTCCACAATGCCTGCCCCATCACAGCCGAGAATGGCGGGCATTTGATCGGGATACAAGGTTCCTCGGTTCCGCAGCTTGGTGTCAATGGGGTTGACTCCGGCAGCTTTGAGATGAACGAGTAGTTCCCGGTTTCCTTCGAGTTTAGGGTCGGGGACATCCTGGAGTTGTAGCACGTTTGGCCCTCCAGGAGCCGTCATGACAATAGCTTTCATCAGCACCTCCGAATAATTAACGATGGGAAACTAAAACTCCAGGTTCTTTCTGAATGGGTAAAACATAGAGACTATCGAGTTGGGCGCAATACTCAAGATCCGCCGTACCATTTAAGCCCAGTAAACGTTTGCCATGACTGGCTTGTTGCAGCAGATCGACTAATTGTTCTTGCCATTGGCGATAGAGGGCAACAGCAGCGATTACTTCGTCGTTGACTTCGGAGATGGGAGAAGAAAGGGTAAATTCTGTTAATAGACTATGGGCGATCGCTCCCGCACAAACTGTATCTTCTAGGGAGAATTTCCCTTCCCATCCCGATCCCACGATCCAGATGCTCTCCGGTTGGTGGCTGGTAATATAATTAACGACAGATTGACGATTAATCAAGGCTCCAGTAAGGACGGTTTTAGCTGCTTCTACCCGTTGCAGAGCGCGAGTCCCATTGGTTGTACTCATAAAAATACGCTTCCCTTGGACAACCTCTGGAGTACAACTTAAGGGAGAGTTCCCCAAGTCACATCCTTCAACCTTTGCTCCCCCTCGTTCTCCAAACCGGAGACGCTGTTCTTGGGGCCATTCAGCACTGACATCCATCAGTTTTTGGATATCGCTAAAGACTTGCACCGCTTCTGCCCCAGCGTGGAGGGCAGTGGCAATGGTAGTTGTCGCTCGCAGGACATCTACGGCGATCGCACATTCGGGTAAATGATCCGTGGGGGTTAATTCGGGCGTATGGTAAACAAAGAGTTTCACAACCTAACCTGGAGTTTTGAGTAACAATCAACATCTCATTTTAGGATTGTTTGAACCTTTCCGCTCTTGAGAGGCGGCAATAATCTGATTCTTTGCTCTAGATACAGCCTACATACAGGACTAATGGGTGTATCTAGATAGCTAGGGATACCCAACGGTGCGTGTCTTTTAAGATAGAGTTATCAGTAATCTCTATCTAGTACACTTAATCATACATTCATGCCTGCTAAAGATTTCTTTCATCAAGCTGTACGCCATGCCTTAGAAAAAGAAGGATGGATAATCACCCACGACCCTCTGATGCTAAGATACGACCTTGGTAAACTTTATGTTGATCTGGGTGCAGAAAAAATCCTAACCGCAGAACGAGAAGGGCAGAAAATTGCCGTGGAAATCAAAAGCTTTATTCAAAACTCTACGATTTCCGAATTTTATACAGCGGTTGGGCAATTTATCACTTACCGTACTCTCCTACACAAGCAATACCCAGAATATAATCTTTATCTCGCTATCTCTCTAGATACTTACACTTCTTTTTTTGCCATAGAGGTAGTCCAGGAGATTATCGACGCTCAACAGTTAAAACTAATCATCTATGAAGCTCAAAAGGAGAGCATCAACCGATGGATACCCTAAACCACTATCGCCAAATTATTCAGCAACTCCTAGAAGACTATGCTTGTTTAAGCGCCGATAGTCAAGACGGAGTGGAAACCCAATTGATTTTTGATCCGGCCAGAGATCATTACCAGCTTTTTCATGTGGGCTGGATAGGAGATTACCGAATTTATGGCTCGATCTTACACTTTGATATTAAAGACGGGAAAATTTGGATACAGCACAATGGCACAGAACAGGATATTGGCCAAGACTTGCAAAATAG
This portion of the Roseofilum capinflatum BLCC-M114 genome encodes:
- a CDS encoding tetratricopeptide repeat protein, whose product is MHKSSLFLATLLVWGGFQGVAPSTVQASEGVEWIAQRSPNNAQLDALLEQGNQFVEARDYPRAIQVYQQALRLDPQNARLYSGIGYLQSMQGNFAEAAQAYRQAVIYDRENGDFYYALGHSLAKIGDNASAQIAYQQAIQLDQSNLEAYLGLGVVQWRQNNFDAAKRTYEQVLSADPRNFQAHELLGAMYLKVGELDTAIQHLRQAEQLNPRLGSIQVKLASAWLARGNLDLGQEALEKAAQLDSQNPVIYMTIGKIQESFENWPEAYQAYQRAVSLDRNLVDAYRAMGDILMQRNDILLAIATYRQVVQLAPQNPEGYYKLALALKERDRTQEARSFLERALQLYQVAGDREGIDQVKALMEELD
- a CDS encoding Fic family protein, which produces MTWQPIQDLPLNWQTLASSELPPLVTVWNEQADRLRQSGEFQTFNDKLRREIAIETGIIERLYTIDRGITRLLIEQGINEALIPHGSTDRPVKQVISLIKDQEAAIEGLFDFVGGQRTLSTFYIKQLHQLLTQSQDSIEALDTLTDQIFQVSLIQGDYKRQPNNPLRLDGSVHEYCPPEQVASEMDRLISLHHQHSTENIPPEIEAAWLHHRFTQIHPFQDGNGRVARCLASLVFIQASWFPLVLTRDDRAVYIAALEEGDRGNLSSLVNLFAKSQKQAFLRSLGLSEQVLSEGRRTQVIIASIAEKLKQNQSASLQERCQKVEHFASILFDVASNRLQAIAEEIRRSLQNVVDNASVFTVAAPIGDPRSDYHRYQVLETAKQLDYFANLRPYHSWLQLVLNVGAATTLLLSFHVLGREYQGLLVCTACAYHRDNGEEGERNISDIQSLTDSPFQFSYADAQDNLIERFQKWLEEMILTGLEYWNKSI
- the ispD gene encoding 2-C-methyl-D-erythritol 4-phosphate cytidylyltransferase; its protein translation is MHVLIPAAGMGKRMGSDRNKMLLNVLGDPLLAWTLRATEAAETVAWVGIMGQPTDFPAFEEIIGGLGLQKPVHLIVGGSTRQESVYNGLQALPEGAKGVLIHDGARCLATPDLFDRCAIALQECQGLIAAIPVKDTIKVVNGEGWIESTPNRADLWAAQTPQGFAVEAIKACHEKGRANGWEVTDDAALFEQCQLPVKIVRGEETNIKVTTPIDLAIAERILQQRA
- a CDS encoding zinc-dependent alcohol dehydrogenase family protein; this translates as MKAIVMTAPGGPNVLQLQDVPDPKLEGNRELLVHLKAAGVNPIDTKLRNRGTLYPDQMPAILGCDGAGIVEAIGSGVQNFKVGDAVYFCNAGLGGHPGNYAQYATVDERFVAHKPTSLSFAEAAAAPLVLITAWESLYDRARLQPGQTALIHAGAGGVGHVAIQLATLQGASVCTTVGSVEKADFVQSLGADQAIFYKDTDFVQETLNWTSGEGVDVAFDTVGGSTFAQTFPAVRVYGNLVTILSPAAETNWKIARDRNLSISLELMLTPMVQGLVSAQQDQAKILQQCARLIDRGDLKIHLGTTFALRDAAAAHELLEKGSMMGKIALLIED
- a CDS encoding 2-phosphosulfolactate phosphatase family protein — protein: MKLFVYHTPELTPTDHLPECAIAVDVLRATTTIATALHAGAEAVQVFSDIQKLMDVSAEWPQEQRLRFGERGGAKVEGCDLGNSPLSCTPEVVQGKRIFMSTTNGTRALQRVEAAKTVLTGALINRQSVVNYITSHQPESIWIVGSGWEGKFSLEDTVCAGAIAHSLLTEFTLSSPISEVNDEVIAAVALYRQWQEQLVDLLQQASHGKRLLGLNGTADLEYCAQLDSLYVLPIQKEPGVLVSHR
- a CDS encoding element excision factor XisH family protein, producing the protein MPAKDFFHQAVRHALEKEGWIITHDPLMLRYDLGKLYVDLGAEKILTAEREGQKIAVEIKSFIQNSTISEFYTAVGQFITYRTLLHKQYPEYNLYLAISLDTYTSFFAIEVVQEIIDAQQLKLIIYEAQKESINRWIP
- a CDS encoding XisI protein, whose protein sequence is MDTLNHYRQIIQQLLEDYACLSADSQDGVETQLIFDPARDHYQLFHVGWIGDYRIYGSILHFDIKDGKIWIQHNGTEQDIGQDLQNRGVPKTDIVIGFHTPFKRQFTEYSVS